The sequence GTGGTCGGTCATCGTTCGAAGGAGCAACGCCGGAAGCCGTCCGGCACTGCCTCATTCTCGCCTGCCGGCCCTGCCCACGGCTATCTGCAGGGCAACAAGGTCAGCGTGCGTCGCGTTCTTCGGCCCGCATCTGGCGACGCTGTTCGCGGTCGCCAAGCTGGCTGCGCAGCAGGGCGTCCAGTTCGATCGGCCGCTCCCAGTGGTCGAAGCTGGCGACGATGGCATGGCGCAACGCGCGCCACTGCGTGTTCTGCGGCTTCTCCGGCAGGCTGGCCAGCACGTCGGCCCAGCTGCCCTGCGGCAGGCGGCTGCGTGCGCGCACCAGCTCGCGGCATCCCAGGCCGCTGACCTTGCCCCAGACGCAGGCGAAGTAGATGTCCCCCGCCGGCCACTGCTGCTCGTTGAGCAGGGCCGCGGCATAGGCACGACGCGCGCCGCCGTAGCGCATCAGCTCATCGAGGAAGGCATCGGGATACCGCTCGGCATAGCGGTTGATGTCGGCCAGCTGGCGGTCCACCCAGGCATCGCCGGTGGCCGGCGCGTAGACCGCTTCGGCCAGCGGCGCTTCAGGCGCGGCCGCGTCCTGCGCCAGCGCGCTGGGCGCGGCGCCGGACAGCAGGCAGGCGAGCAGCAGGCCAGCGATGGGCAGGTGCGATGACATGGGCCGATTCTGCCGCAGCCCTGCCCGGGTGTCAGGCACCGTGGGCGCTCCGCGCCAGCGCATCGAGCTCGCGCACAGCATGTGGCCAGCCGGCCGCGGTCGGCACCTCGCGCAGGCGCGGTTCGCCGGCGGCCACGTCATGCTCGGCCTCGTGTGCCCAAGTGACCTCGTACGGGGTGTGGATCCCCCATCCACCCAGCGCGATGACCGGCTCCACGTCCGAACGCAGCGAGTTGCCGACCATCACGAAGCGTTCGGCCGGCAGGTCGAACTCGGCCAGCACCCGCGCATAGGTGGCCGCATCCTTCTCGGAGACGACCTCGATGCGCGGAAACAGGTCCTGCAGGCCGGACAGCGCGATCTTCTGTTCCTGGTGGAACAGGTCGCCCTTGGTGATCAGCACGACCCCGAAGTCGCGGGCAATCTCCGCCACCGCCTCGCGTACGCCGGCAATCAACTCGACCGGGTGCTGCAGCGTGACGCGGCCGATCTCCAGCACCTGCTGCAGATGGCGGGCACTGATGCGTGCGTCGGTCAGTTCGATCGCCGCCTCGATCATCGACAGGGTCATGCCCTTTACGCCGTAGCCGAACACGGCGAGGTTGCGTCGCTCCACCGCCAGCAGGTGGCCGAGGGTGCCGGCGTCGCCCAGGTCCAGGTAATGGCCGAGGATCTGCTCGAACTGCTGCTCGGCGGCGCGGTAGTAGTCCTCGCTGCGCCAGAGCGTGTCATCGCCATCGAAGCCGACCAGGCCGATGGCGTGGGAAGAAAGGGTTTTCATCGGGCGAGGATAACAACCGTGGCCTGTGCCACACATGGAAGGGGCGGCTTGCGCCGCCCCTTCCATCACCGGTCAACAACCCCCGAAGGTCAGTTGCCGCTGGCCTGCTTCTGGACGAAGGCCTTGTACTCATCCGGCGTCAGCTGGCCATCGGAATCGGCATCGGCCTGGTCGAACACCTGGGCCAGGCCCGGGTTGACCTGCGCCTCGCTGCGGCTGATCGAGCCGTTGCCATCGGTATCGACGCTGGCCCAGGTCTGGCCGCCGCCGTTGGACTGCGCCTGTGTCTGTGCCTGTGCCGCGGCAGCGCCTGCATCGGTGGTGGCGTCCTGGCCGGCGCTCTGGGCAAAGGCCGGAAAGCCCAGCGCCGCGCTGGCGCTCACGATCAGGGCGAGCAGGGAATTGCGGTTACGAAGATTCTTCATGGAATACCTCTCTGACGTGGGTGGAAACGCACGGTGTCTCCGCACGGGGCCCACCTTGCCGCTGGAGGCCTGAATCGTTGTTGCCGGGGAATCAGCGGATTACAGGCATTTAACCTGCTCGCAGGCGAGAGGGTCTAGCGCAGTGATTAGCGCGGCGTCAGTGCTTGGTAAGCCGCCCATTCAATGGGCCGTGAAAGCGTGACCCGTGACCGGATCAGGCGGCCGGCTTGCCGCTTCCGTCTTCCGGCCGGTGGCTGAACAGCCAGTACGCGAGCGCTACACCGGCCAGCGCGCCGGAGACTTCCAGCACCACGCGGGTACCCAGTTCGTTGGGATCGTGGATGGTGGCCAGGAACAGCCGCGCGTACAGGGGCGACTCCAGCCGCATCATCCCCATGTAGAACAGCTTCCAGATATCGATGCCCGCGCCGATCACCACGGCGATCACGCACGACCAGCCCAGAGCGTGGCCGATCGACCAGCGCAGCCAGCCGCACAGCTTGTGCCACAGCAAGTACACCGCGAACCCGACCAGCAGGGCGATCAATCCGGCTTCCAGCGAGCCCAGCAGTCCAAAGTGCAGCGGCAGGTTCATCGTGCGTGTATCGAAACGAGGGAAGCGCACAGTCTAGCGGCTGCGCGCTACGCCTCGTCGCCCGAGGTCACGTGCAGCCGCACCTCGCCGTCGTCGTCGACCTGCACGAACACCTGCATCGGCCGGCAGCAGACCTGGCAGTCCTCGATGTACTGCTGGTCGTCGATGGAGGGATCGACCACCAGGTCGGTAGGCTCGCCGCAGTACGGGCAGTGCACGGTCAGCAGCTGGGTATCCATGTGATCGCTCCTTCTGGACACCCACCCTGCACCGGCCGTGCTTCGCCCCGCGTCAACGCACCGGGAAGCCGTAGGCGGTGGTCGGGTCCGGCTCCGGGCGGAAGGTGAAGTGCCACCACTCCTTGGGATAGTTGGCAAAGCCACGCCTG is a genomic window of Stenotrophomonas sp. Marseille-Q4652 containing:
- a CDS encoding HAD family hydrolase; translation: MKTLSSHAIGLVGFDGDDTLWRSEDYYRAAEQQFEQILGHYLDLGDAGTLGHLLAVERRNLAVFGYGVKGMTLSMIEAAIELTDARISARHLQQVLEIGRVTLQHPVELIAGVREAVAEIARDFGVVLITKGDLFHQEQKIALSGLQDLFPRIEVVSEKDAATYARVLAEFDLPAERFVMVGNSLRSDVEPVIALGGWGIHTPYEVTWAHEAEHDVAAGEPRLREVPTAAGWPHAVRELDALARSAHGA
- a CDS encoding EF-hand domain-containing protein, with translation MKNLRNRNSLLALIVSASAALGFPAFAQSAGQDATTDAGAAAAQAQTQAQSNGGGQTWASVDTDGNGSISRSEAQVNPGLAQVFDQADADSDGQLTPDEYKAFVQKQASGN
- a CDS encoding CPXCG motif-containing cysteine-rich protein, encoding MDTQLLTVHCPYCGEPTDLVVDPSIDDQQYIEDCQVCCRPMQVFVQVDDDGEVRLHVTSGDEA